The following proteins are co-located in the Elusimicrobiota bacterium genome:
- the nrfH gene encoding cytochrome c nitrite reductase small subunit: MISEKTAYGILAAALGIGLGVGTYTFVYAKGYSYISNDPKVCANCHIMNKEFDGWVKSTHRAAAVCNDCHTPHDLVGKYETKGLNGFWHSFYFTTGAYPDNIRIKGRNRAIAQANCRRCHEDVVHAVDGRYPEAQQLDCLRCHSEVGH; the protein is encoded by the coding sequence ATGATCTCCGAAAAGACGGCCTACGGCATCCTGGCGGCGGCGCTCGGCATAGGACTCGGCGTCGGGACCTATACCTTCGTCTACGCGAAGGGCTATTCCTACATCTCCAACGATCCGAAGGTCTGCGCCAACTGCCACATCATGAACAAGGAGTTCGACGGCTGGGTGAAGTCCACCCACCGCGCGGCCGCCGTCTGCAACGACTGTCACACCCCGCACGATCTCGTCGGCAAATACGAGACCAAGGGCCTCAACGGCTTCTGGCACTCCTTCTACTTCACCACCGGCGCGTACCCGGACAACATCCGGATCAAGGGCCGCAACCGCGCCATCGCCCAGGCCAACTGTCGACGCTGCCACGAGGACGTCGTCCACGCCGTCGACGGCCGCTATCCCGAAGCGCAGCAGCTCGACTGCCTGCGCTGCCACTCCGAGGTGGGACACTGA
- a CDS encoding DUF6132 family protein: protein MNLKNAAVGVVVGALGGFLWQRLVGCRTGACPLTANPWLSTLYGALLGLMVSTSR, encoded by the coding sequence ATGAACCTGAAGAACGCCGCCGTCGGAGTCGTCGTGGGAGCCCTCGGAGGCTTCCTCTGGCAGCGCCTCGTCGGCTGCCGGACGGGGGCCTGCCCGTTGACGGCGAACCCCTGGCTCAGTACCTTGTATGGGGCCCTGCTGGGGCTGATGGTCTCGACGTCCCGTTAG
- a CDS encoding OsmC family protein gives MHPFPHHYEADLEWKGERTGVLSAPPRPDILGGPPPQFDGSDRVWSPEHLLLNALNLCQMNTFFALASKAGLTVETYRSKVSGTLEKGAEGIGFTAFALRVAVRVADADKEKAEQLLHTAKKYCLVSNALKLKATLETAVNA, from the coding sequence ATGCATCCTTTCCCGCATCACTACGAAGCCGACCTGGAGTGGAAGGGCGAGCGCACGGGCGTCCTGAGCGCGCCGCCGCGTCCGGACATCCTGGGCGGACCGCCGCCGCAGTTCGACGGGAGCGACCGTGTCTGGAGCCCCGAGCACCTGCTCCTGAACGCGCTCAATCTCTGCCAGATGAACACTTTCTTCGCCCTCGCCTCCAAGGCCGGGCTGACGGTCGAGACCTACCGCAGCAAGGTCTCGGGCACGCTCGAAAAGGGGGCCGAGGGCATCGGCTTCACCGCGTTCGCGCTCCGGGTCGCGGTGCGGGTGGCGGACGCGGATAAGGAGAAGGCGGAACAACTCCTCCATACGGCGAAGAAGTACTGTCTCGTCTCCAACGCGCTGAAGCTCAAGGCGACGCTCGAGACGGCGGTCAACGCCTAA
- a CDS encoding TolC family protein: MPLIALIALFVSLPLSAQPLDLETGVRAALERSPELRGARAQGAGARAGMLEASLLRLPRLSARGSWTRSDDPLFAFGALLQQRSVTSPDFDPARVNRPGYRTDILGSLEAGMPLFTGFELSDARRLGELGVRQAEAGGDGLAQKLRYDAAEAWLKVLLERRTLEAVRSHAESAAKELENADRLRQKGLVLGADYYAAAGVLEGLRAWVTRLEAELEGARARLRTLTGLSEDPPASARLSEAAYPLPAAEELAASAVERRGDLKAAALQERSAEVGRRMADFSTLPRVDAFAALQLHSKDLAAAPSDRMVGVRMNVPFGDASWLARREGARARLDETRARREALVDAARLEALQAHAAYAGVVGSLPRVRDMLERSRKSLELFRPLYREGRQSVLEALRAEEATARAEAALAETLYGLHAGWAGVRLAAGTFDEDAVRTIAARLQEKP; this comes from the coding sequence ATGCCGCTCATCGCCCTGATAGCGCTGTTCGTCTCCCTCCCGCTCTCCGCACAGCCCCTCGACCTCGAGACGGGCGTGCGCGCCGCGCTCGAGCGCAGCCCCGAGCTGCGCGGGGCCCGGGCCCAGGGCGCCGGAGCCCGGGCGGGGATGCTCGAGGCCTCCCTGCTCCGCCTCCCGCGGCTCTCCGCGCGCGGATCCTGGACGCGCAGCGACGACCCGCTCTTCGCATTCGGCGCCCTGCTCCAGCAGCGCTCGGTGACCTCTCCGGACTTCGATCCGGCGCGGGTGAACCGTCCCGGCTACCGGACCGACATCCTCGGGTCCCTCGAAGCGGGGATGCCGCTCTTCACCGGCTTCGAGCTGAGCGACGCGCGCCGGCTCGGCGAGCTCGGAGTGCGGCAGGCCGAGGCGGGGGGGGACGGGCTCGCGCAGAAGCTGCGCTACGACGCGGCCGAGGCCTGGCTCAAGGTCCTTCTCGAGCGCCGGACGCTCGAGGCCGTGCGCTCGCACGCGGAGTCGGCGGCCAAGGAACTGGAGAACGCCGATCGTCTTCGCCAGAAGGGGCTCGTGCTCGGCGCCGACTACTACGCCGCCGCGGGCGTCCTTGAAGGTCTGCGCGCCTGGGTGACGCGGCTGGAGGCCGAGCTCGAGGGCGCCCGCGCGCGCCTGCGGACCCTCACGGGCCTCTCCGAGGACCCGCCGGCATCCGCCCGCCTGAGCGAGGCCGCCTATCCCCTTCCGGCCGCCGAGGAGCTGGCCGCTTCCGCCGTGGAACGGCGCGGCGACCTCAAGGCCGCGGCGCTGCAGGAGCGCTCCGCCGAGGTCGGCCGGCGCATGGCCGACTTCTCGACGCTGCCGCGCGTGGACGCCTTCGCCGCGCTGCAGCTCCATTCAAAGGACCTCGCCGCCGCGCCCTCCGACCGCATGGTCGGCGTGCGCATGAACGTGCCCTTCGGCGACGCCTCCTGGCTGGCGCGCCGAGAAGGCGCCCGCGCGCGTCTCGACGAGACCCGCGCCCGCCGCGAGGCTCTCGTCGACGCGGCCCGCCTCGAGGCCCTGCAGGCGCACGCCGCGTACGCGGGGGTCGTCGGAAGCCTTCCCCGGGTGCGCGACATGCTGGAGCGCTCCCGCAAGTCCCTCGAGCTCTTCCGTCCGCTCTATCGCGAAGGGCGGCAGAGCGTGCTCGAGGCCCTGCGCGCCGAGGAGGCGACGGCCCGCGCCGAGGCCGCCCTCGCCGAGACGCTCTACGGCCTGCACGCGGGCTGGGCGGGTGTCCGGCTCGCGGCCGGGACCTTCGACGAGGACGCCGTCCGGACCATCGCCGCCCGTCTCCAGGAGAAGCCATGA